The DNA sequence TTCTTCGCATCatctccctctttttttttttttaataaatttttgagtttttaaattgatttttcaaaaaacttttagaGAATAATAGTGActacaaacaaaaatactttatttatcttctcctaagttataaatttgtttaaaaacaaatactATTTTCCTAATAAATCTCCCTAAGAATTGGAATTTtctcatttcaaatattatatggaataaaattaaatggaaaataatatacctaaaatattaaattttagtaagaatgacaaaaaaatttacactTGAAATAATTTACTTTGTAGAGACCCCCCTTGCTTCGGCActtcatatactatatattctATTCTTGTTccactctattttattttattctgatataaaaaataaaaaacagtgaAAGAAAATGGATATGGTTGGTGACCTGACATGGAGGTGCCCCTTCTCCTTTTGAGGCTTGacccataaatattaaatacgcTAGGCGGAGAAATTATTTATTCCAGGACCGGATCACAGAATACCGCACCATGAAAGCGATCCTGCCAGATTAATTGGATGACATGGATCTCCATCCTTTTTTGGGAGGAGTTCCTTTGAAGCTTGACCCACAACAAGCATCGGAGACATTTAGGTAGTGCAGTTTGAAGTTGATataaaagttaattaaaatattattattttaaaatttaaaaaatttaaattatttattatattttatataaaaaaaattataaaaataagataaaataagatgagatgaaataaaatgatttttatatagatctccTTTCAGTGaattcaagatatatatatatatatatatatatgatattatccaccaaatttgtatttttcttttattttaaagaagagATCATTTAATGATGAGTTTTGATCGATTGAGTGTCATGAAAATGTCATAGTATGTCCTTGGActggaagaaaaattaaagatacgACACATATTCTTTATAACACAATATGATCATTAATAAaggttaaatttttaatatttattttgagttttttatttatttatttttaaatcagtatgtaatgtataatatttacatCACAAATCAAATTACGCCACGTAAATACGTTTTTAGATGTGTCAGGTCAACTTGTAAATaagatttgtttttattatttgaagatgaagaagtatTTCAATTCGTTTAGGCTTATTAAACAAGACAAACTTGCATGTTGGAAACGACCAATAAAACCAAAggattattaattaagaaaagatGGAAAAGAATCCATACCTGACCAAATTTAGCATTGGGAAACTTTGCCTTCACAGTTTCTTCAATTTCCTTTCCCAGCGGCGCCCCTCCAGATTTGAGCATTTTTATCGACGAAAGATCATACTTATCGAGATCTGGGGACTTAGATATGGCCAACACAATCGGCGGGACAATGGGCATGATGCTCACCTTGTACTTCTGTATCAACTGCAGCAGGGAAACAATCTCGAACTTCTGCATGAGCAAAATGGCTGCTCCAGCTCGTAATCCGCAAAGAAAGACGGAGTTGAGGGAGTAAATGTGAAACAGAGGCAGCACGCACAGAATCACGTCCTCGCTGCGGAAGTAGAGGTTTGGATTCTCTCCGTCCACCTGCTGAGCCACGCTCGTCACCAACCCTTTGTGCGTTAACATCACGCCTTTGGGTAGCCCCGTAGTCCCCGAAGAGTAAGGCAGTGCCACCACGTCGTCGGGGCTGATGTCAACCGTCGGGATGTTGTTCTCGTCGGACTGTGTTAGCTCCGAGAAATGCAAGCAGTCTTGCGGGGGTGAGTCGTCGATGCACATGATCTTAATACCATTTTCGTGTCCGAAATCCTTGACCTTGTCGTAGTAACATGCCTGAGTGATGATGAGCTTTGCTTTGGAGGATTTCGCTTGTTTTGATATCTCTGCAGCTCTAAAGAAAGGGTTGGCAGCCGTGGTCATGGCACCTAAATGCGACGCACCGAGGAAAACGAAAGCGAATTCCGGCGAGTTGGGTAGCAAAAGCATGACAACGTCTCCCTTCCCAACACCGAGCTTGTTGAGGCCGGAAGCGACCTTGCGCGCGGTGAGCTCGACATCATAGTACGTGTACACCTTGCCGGTCGAACCATTTATCAAACAAGGGCGCGAGCCGACCTTCGATATATTCTCAAAGCAATATGAGTGCAGAGGGAGATGTTTGGGAATGTAAATGTCAGGGAGTTTCGACCGGAAAACCAGCTCCCCTGGCTGCTCTGTCTGGATAGACATAAGGACTGCCAGGAAAAGAGACA is a window from the Juglans regia cultivar Chandler chromosome 7, Walnut 2.0, whole genome shotgun sequence genome containing:
- the LOC108986343 gene encoding 4-coumarate--CoA ligase 1-like — translated: MSIQTEQPGELVFRSKLPDIYIPKHLPLHSYCFENISKVGSRPCLINGSTGKVYTYYDVELTARKVASGLNKLGVGKGDVVMLLLPNSPEFAFVFLGASHLGAMTTAANPFFRAAEISKQAKSSKAKLIITQACYYDKVKDFGHENGIKIMCIDDSPPQDCLHFSELTQSDENNIPTVDISPDDVVALPYSSGTTGLPKGVMLTHKGLVTSVAQQVDGENPNLYFRSEDVILCVLPLFHIYSLNSVFLCGLRAGAAILLMQKFEIVSLLQLIQKYKVSIMPIVPPIVLAISKSPDLDKYDLSSIKMLKSGGAPLGKEIEETVKAKFPNAKFGQGYGMTEAGPVLSMCLAFAKEPFEVKSGACGTVVRNAEMKIIDPETGSSLPRNQPGEICIRGDQIMKGYINDPEATDRTIDREGWLHTGDVGFIDDDDELFIVDRLKELIKYKGFQVAPAELEALLLTHPNISDAAVVPMKDDLAGEVPVAFVVRSSGSNITEDEIKQFVSKQVVFYKRINRVFFIDAIPKSPSGKILRKDLRAKLAAGLPS